A genomic region of Sulfobacillus acidophilus DSM 10332 contains the following coding sequences:
- a CDS encoding hypothetical protein (PFAM: Mannosyltransferase (PIG-V))~KEGG: rxy:Rxyl_0756 hypothetical protein~SPTR: Putative uncharacterized protein), whose amino-acid sequence MAKDWQTESHTSLVNTDRETPAVPRRPRLERHWPLLAAVGWVFVLSRLFFVEVASLGYIYLPHAWIEAPEGTLPPAGGLLYHVLVGLWAHWDGLWYLSIATYGYQNRPTATAFFPLYPLAIKLTGGSVLSGIFVSLLAFLVALYFLARLAELEWGPRTAWYALLALAFFPTAFYANAVYSESLFLMLASASLYFLRTRRYWIAGPLGALATLVTMYGILLVLPFFWVIGRQESWRFKKLLHVLWMPLGLSVYMAYLVPLFGDPLIFEKAQSNWGRHFEWFPVTIWQGLVAAWHSWPDAVNFAVLFQRGAPSTVPSNLYNVLFTLFALAVLVFSIKRLPFYLWLYAAAALFMPLSYPAEGNPLMSMPRLVLEAFPLFLGLGNIMARTPWVRAVYFVVAIPLGVLLVTLFATAHWVA is encoded by the coding sequence ATGGCTAAGGACTGGCAAACCGAATCGCACACTTCACTCGTGAACACCGACCGGGAGACGCCGGCGGTTCCTCGGCGCCCTCGCCTGGAACGCCACTGGCCCCTATTGGCGGCGGTGGGATGGGTATTTGTTTTATCCCGGCTGTTTTTTGTGGAAGTGGCCAGTCTTGGGTATATCTACTTGCCCCACGCCTGGATTGAAGCCCCGGAAGGCACCCTACCGCCCGCCGGGGGGCTTCTGTACCATGTGTTGGTTGGCCTCTGGGCCCATTGGGACGGATTATGGTACCTGTCGATTGCCACCTACGGCTATCAAAATCGTCCCACCGCCACCGCCTTCTTTCCGCTGTATCCCTTGGCGATCAAGCTGACCGGGGGATCCGTACTGAGCGGGATTTTTGTGTCGTTATTGGCCTTCTTGGTCGCTTTATATTTTTTGGCCCGATTAGCCGAGCTGGAATGGGGCCCGCGTACCGCCTGGTACGCTCTTTTAGCTTTGGCCTTTTTTCCGACCGCCTTTTATGCCAATGCCGTATATTCCGAGTCGCTCTTTCTCATGCTGGCCAGCGCCTCCCTCTATTTCTTGCGGACTCGGCGCTATTGGATTGCCGGACCCTTGGGGGCGTTAGCCACGCTCGTCACCATGTACGGCATTTTGCTCGTCTTGCCCTTTTTCTGGGTTATCGGTCGGCAAGAAAGCTGGCGGTTCAAGAAACTCCTCCATGTGCTGTGGATGCCGCTCGGTTTATCTGTTTACATGGCGTACCTGGTGCCTCTTTTTGGAGACCCCTTAATCTTCGAAAAAGCCCAGTCCAATTGGGGACGTCACTTCGAATGGTTCCCGGTCACGATTTGGCAAGGTTTGGTGGCGGCGTGGCATTCCTGGCCCGATGCCGTGAACTTCGCCGTGTTGTTTCAACGGGGAGCCCCGTCGACGGTGCCCAGTAATCTCTATAACGTGCTGTTTACGCTCTTTGCCTTAGCCGTGTTGGTGTTCAGCATCAAACGCCTGCCGTTTTATCTCTGGCTCTATGCGGCCGCCGCTCTTTTCATGCCGCTTTCCTATCCGGCGGAAGGAAACCCGCTCATGTCGATGCCGCGTTTAGTTTTGGAAGCGTTCCCCCTCTTTTTGGGGCTCGGCAATATAATGGCCCGAACCCCTTGGGTTCGAGCCGTCTATTTTGTCGTTGCAATTCCTCTGGGCGTCTTATTGGTCACGTTATTTGCCACGGCCCATTGGGTGGCCTAA
- a CDS encoding iron-sulfur cluster assembly accessory protein (PFAM: Iron-sulphur cluster biosynthesis~TIGRFAM: Iron-sulfur cluster assembly accessory protein~COGs: COG0316 conserved hypothetical protein~InterPro IPR016092:IPR000361~KEGG: hse:Hsero_3142 hypothetical protein~PFAM: FeS cluster biogenesis~SPTR: Iron-binding protein iscA;~TIGRFAM: FeS cluster insertion) — MAMNLVITPEAEEALSRLAENKRADYVRIAAAQTCGCGSIGYRMHWEEERSPDDAVVEARGLALLVDPDSQPHLDGGIIDYKKSELSEGFFISNPNAPQGGCGCGGH; from the coding sequence GTGGCGATGAATTTGGTAATTACCCCGGAAGCGGAAGAAGCCTTGTCCCGACTGGCGGAAAACAAGCGAGCGGACTATGTGCGGATTGCCGCGGCGCAGACCTGTGGATGCGGAAGTATTGGTTACCGGATGCACTGGGAAGAGGAACGCTCCCCCGACGATGCGGTCGTAGAGGCGCGGGGATTGGCCCTGTTGGTCGATCCGGACAGCCAGCCGCACTTGGACGGGGGCATCATCGATTACAAAAAGTCGGAGCTCTCCGAGGGGTTCTTTATCTCCAACCCCAACGCACCGCAAGGCGGTTGCGGTTGCGGCGGCCATTAA
- a CDS encoding protein of unknown function DUF81 (PFAM: Sulfite exporter TauE/SafE~InterPro IPR002781~KEGG: mpo:Mpop_4664 hypothetical protein~PFAM: Protein of unknown function DUF81~SPTR: Putative uncharacterized protein) — translation MHGIWRTAAEMGGGWLSGMMLGLSGAGGTAVAGPVFLEVVRTARMHERLASAALAVTLTVLVAAVDAVRRRQIPWPALYRLGGPALAGLAIGHWIHRQVMTPVLSALIMAGFFLVNGIWAAFLRSWWIAWYTRHPRLCRIPAEGAGLVLGFLGGFGGVGTSFLTVPALWISGIPEAGGMGVALLLIAGLALFNAVYYGLHRAIDWHGVLAYGIGGLLGGLWIRRFQSVWLPRRRWLDVVWAVIMMTAAVVLVITQDPRLYRGPSVL, via the coding sequence ATGCATGGGATATGGCGTACCGCGGCCGAAATGGGGGGCGGGTGGCTTAGCGGCATGATGTTAGGGCTTTCCGGTGCCGGGGGAACGGCGGTCGCCGGGCCGGTTTTTTTGGAAGTGGTGCGCACGGCCCGCATGCATGAGCGCTTGGCGTCGGCGGCACTGGCCGTCACGCTGACCGTTTTGGTGGCTGCGGTGGATGCCGTTCGTCGGCGACAAATTCCCTGGCCGGCCTTGTATCGTCTTGGGGGACCGGCGTTGGCCGGCCTGGCAATTGGCCACTGGATTCACCGACAGGTGATGACACCGGTTTTGTCGGCGCTGATCATGGCGGGCTTTTTTCTGGTTAACGGCATATGGGCGGCGTTTTTGCGGTCGTGGTGGATCGCGTGGTATACGCGCCACCCGCGGCTTTGCCGGATTCCGGCCGAAGGGGCCGGATTGGTTCTCGGGTTCTTAGGGGGATTCGGGGGTGTCGGCACCAGCTTTTTAACCGTCCCCGCCCTTTGGATTTCCGGCATTCCGGAGGCCGGTGGGATGGGCGTGGCACTTTTGTTGATCGCCGGTCTGGCACTTTTTAACGCGGTGTATTATGGCTTACATCGCGCGATTGATTGGCATGGCGTGCTGGCGTACGGCATCGGCGGTCTTTTGGGGGGACTCTGGATCCGCCGTTTTCAAAGTGTCTGGCTACCCCGCCGGCGCTGGTTGGATGTGGTATGGGCGGTCATTATGATGACAGCGGCAGTGGTATTAGTAATTACCCAGGATCCCCGCCTTTACAGAGGTCCGTCCGTCTTATAA
- a CDS encoding ribonuclease BN (PFAM: Ribonuclease BN-like family~TIGRFAM: YihY family protein (not ribonuclease BN)~COGs: COG1295 membrane protein~InterPro IPR004664~KEGG: ttr:Tter_0234 ribonuclease BN~PFAM: Ribonuclease BN-related~SPTR: Ribonuclease BN) yields MGHVLRTLWKLVQRRDLSAFAAAMAYNLIFAVAPLLFLSGTLLAWLHLPGIEDWFRGPLGVLMSPALRRLLLQLAKGQHRPTLLSLAGLGVLWGLAGAMRQLIDALNRVEGIHHPRRPGWLDYVIAAAAGLIAGGLLTVSEALVVFGSMVVHLISIMTESAPIWIWGAQIMRWALVIVLTGAVIAAIYAWLPDRRQPLRWVSPGQLTALVLWLGISWAFSLYTKALWQGEVRVYGGLAGVIFFVLYLYWLSWALLLGAQINQVIAAKDGSPRLSKGRPARRQSHR; encoded by the coding sequence GTGGGACACGTGCTTCGGACGCTCTGGAAACTCGTTCAACGGCGGGATCTCAGCGCGTTTGCCGCAGCCATGGCCTATAACCTCATCTTCGCGGTAGCCCCGCTCCTCTTTTTGTCGGGCACGCTTTTAGCCTGGCTGCATCTTCCGGGGATTGAAGACTGGTTTCGCGGACCGCTGGGCGTACTCATGTCACCTGCACTCCGTCGGCTTCTCTTGCAATTGGCGAAGGGTCAGCATCGTCCAACCTTATTATCCTTGGCGGGTTTGGGCGTGCTTTGGGGATTGGCCGGCGCGATGCGGCAATTAATCGATGCATTAAACCGGGTTGAAGGAATTCATCACCCTCGACGACCCGGATGGCTGGATTATGTGATCGCGGCGGCGGCCGGCCTCATCGCCGGGGGGTTGTTGACAGTGAGTGAGGCTCTCGTCGTTTTCGGGTCGATGGTGGTCCATCTCATCAGTATCATGACCGAAAGTGCGCCGATTTGGATCTGGGGTGCCCAGATCATGCGCTGGGCGCTGGTGATTGTTCTGACCGGGGCCGTCATCGCCGCCATCTACGCCTGGTTGCCCGATCGGCGCCAGCCGCTCCGCTGGGTAAGTCCTGGCCAATTGACCGCGCTAGTACTTTGGTTGGGAATTTCTTGGGCATTTTCTCTCTATACGAAGGCTCTTTGGCAGGGAGAGGTCCGCGTTTATGGGGGCTTAGCCGGCGTCATTTTTTTTGTGCTCTATTTATATTGGCTCAGTTGGGCCCTTTTGCTGGGGGCGCAAATTAATCAAGTTATAGCCGCAAAAGATGGGTCACCACGGTTATCAAAAGGCCGACCAGCCCGCCGACAATCGCACCGTTGA
- a CDS encoding protein of unknown function DUF445 (PFAM: Protein of unknown function (DUF445)~COGs: COG2733 membrane protein~InterPro IPR007383~KEGG: cag:Cagg_0622 hypothetical protein~PFAM: Protein of unknown function DUF445, transmembrane~SPTR: Putative uncharacterized protein), translated as MQRRWANISLGILLLLLVVALAFRHSGWAPYLLGMALAGLAGGVADWYAVTALFRHPLGLKWLPHTSIISANRERIINAIATLVETELLSLEYVTRQLDKLPWDRWITQGLAADWPRPVAVWLGRHGREWLADVAPAEWGSLVKNWTERQAASLSLSDGLVTLIRWLVASGHDRDLFQFLAQHVRVTLDSVEFTDEMESRLKLVLEQYTKTTTQKFFLGLLESLGTVDYRDLSLSLKHGLMEWLESDKALDQFELLLVRMMMALRDNPTVRERVEAFKMGALGQIPWEEVVVWLRAQLTASVEPEKAAETLEKVRQAVTDWLRDHPETLHQVSDALTVGAARLVRQYHPVLGRLVRDNLNQMNEREWIDKLEWYVGRDLQWIRINGAIVGGLVGLLITVVTHLLRL; from the coding sequence ATGCAACGGCGCTGGGCCAATATCTCCTTAGGAATCCTGCTGTTGTTATTGGTCGTGGCCCTGGCGTTTCGTCATAGCGGATGGGCCCCCTACCTTTTGGGGATGGCCCTGGCCGGCTTGGCCGGCGGGGTCGCCGACTGGTACGCGGTGACCGCTCTTTTCCGGCATCCGTTAGGGTTGAAGTGGCTACCGCATACGTCGATCATTTCGGCCAACCGTGAGCGCATTATCAACGCCATCGCGACGTTGGTCGAAACCGAGCTCTTATCGTTGGAATATGTCACCCGTCAACTGGACAAGTTGCCCTGGGACCGGTGGATTACCCAGGGGCTGGCCGCCGATTGGCCGCGGCCGGTGGCCGTCTGGCTTGGCCGTCACGGCCGGGAATGGCTGGCCGACGTCGCTCCGGCCGAGTGGGGGAGCTTGGTGAAAAACTGGACGGAACGCCAAGCCGCGTCTTTGTCGCTTAGCGACGGGCTGGTTACCCTGATCCGATGGTTAGTCGCGAGCGGGCATGATCGCGATCTCTTTCAGTTCTTGGCTCAACACGTGCGGGTGACGCTCGACAGTGTCGAATTTACCGATGAAATGGAAAGTCGGTTGAAATTAGTGCTGGAGCAATATACCAAGACCACCACCCAGAAATTTTTTCTCGGGCTCTTGGAATCGTTAGGGACGGTCGACTATCGCGACTTAAGCCTTTCCTTGAAACATGGATTAATGGAGTGGCTGGAATCGGATAAAGCGCTGGACCAATTTGAACTGCTTTTAGTCCGCATGATGATGGCTTTACGGGATAACCCGACAGTCCGGGAGCGGGTCGAGGCGTTTAAAATGGGGGCTCTCGGGCAGATTCCCTGGGAGGAGGTTGTGGTCTGGCTGCGTGCGCAATTGACCGCATCGGTTGAACCGGAAAAAGCGGCAGAGACACTTGAGAAAGTCCGCCAAGCGGTGACGGATTGGCTTCGGGACCATCCCGAGACTTTGCACCAGGTGTCGGACGCCTTAACGGTGGGAGCGGCCCGATTGGTTCGGCAATATCATCCGGTACTGGGGCGGCTGGTGAGGGACAATTTGAATCAAATGAATGAACGGGAATGGATCGACAAGCTGGAATGGTACGTGGGCCGCGATCTGCAGTGGATTCGCATCAACGGTGCGATTGTCGGCGGGCTGGTCGGCCTTTTGATAACCGTGGTGACCCATCTTTTGCGGCTATAA
- a CDS encoding major facilitator superfamily MFS_1 (PFAM: Major Facilitator Superfamily~InterPro IPR011701~KEGG: bbe:BBR47_36990 hypothetical protein~PFAM: Major facilitator superfamily MFS-1~SPTR: Conserved hypothetical membrane protein), whose translation MSAPSGRFLDRGTRWLLATMAGATTAGAIASVFVNLFIFVVSHQLRALALFNGIYFLTLNGVFYLVAAVFARHAPIRPYRLGLFLTAGFYGVLWFLGPTANRHLVGLGILQGVAQGFFWFGANLMTFDTVDPAQRIRFYGINSAVSSVAGVLGPLAGGLIIGFLPHFEGYLLVFSAAVVLYGITFGISLAVPPGPPLGDMPLRVSFQLARRFPLWRDALKTLAVRGTREAMTGLAGVFLVYLATRSAWLVGVYSSVSAVMRMVGSLAVARWVTPEKRERSLWIGVVGMSLGALALFGLRAGAWAVFLYGVVMSFSMPWFTVPNEAIPLDVMDQDPDVTRHRVGYMLSRELALNSGRLASMGLLMVLYQKWPHPMTLVIFVLLASMAQGYVAWTGQLIWRRLHARVSPAFAEVPSPR comes from the coding sequence ATGTCCGCACCATCCGGCCGATTCCTGGACCGGGGCACGCGTTGGCTATTGGCGACCATGGCGGGGGCGACGACCGCTGGGGCGATTGCCAGTGTCTTCGTCAACTTGTTTATTTTTGTCGTGTCCCACCAACTGAGAGCACTCGCACTATTCAACGGGATTTATTTTTTGACCTTAAACGGCGTTTTTTATCTGGTGGCGGCCGTGTTTGCCCGCCATGCCCCTATCCGTCCGTATCGCCTGGGGCTTTTTTTGACCGCCGGGTTTTATGGGGTGCTCTGGTTTTTAGGGCCGACGGCCAATCGGCATCTGGTGGGGTTGGGGATTTTACAGGGCGTGGCGCAGGGCTTCTTTTGGTTTGGGGCCAACTTGATGACGTTTGATACCGTCGATCCGGCTCAACGGATTCGGTTTTATGGTATCAATTCGGCGGTGAGCAGTGTGGCCGGCGTCTTGGGGCCGCTCGCGGGCGGCTTGATTATCGGCTTTTTACCGCATTTTGAAGGCTATTTGCTCGTGTTTTCGGCTGCCGTGGTGTTATATGGCATAACTTTCGGTATTAGTCTGGCGGTACCCCCCGGTCCGCCTTTGGGCGATATGCCGCTTCGCGTCAGTTTTCAATTGGCGCGCCGTTTCCCTCTTTGGCGCGACGCGTTAAAGACGTTGGCCGTGCGGGGCACTCGGGAAGCGATGACGGGATTGGCCGGGGTTTTTCTGGTCTATCTGGCGACTCGGAGCGCCTGGCTCGTCGGGGTCTATTCGAGTGTCAGCGCCGTGATGCGCATGGTGGGTTCCCTGGCGGTCGCCCGCTGGGTCACCCCGGAAAAACGGGAGCGGTCTTTATGGATCGGGGTGGTCGGCATGTCACTCGGGGCCTTGGCGCTCTTCGGACTTCGTGCGGGGGCGTGGGCGGTTTTTCTTTACGGCGTTGTGATGTCCTTTAGCATGCCCTGGTTTACCGTTCCCAACGAAGCGATCCCTCTCGACGTCATGGACCAAGACCCCGATGTTACGCGCCATCGAGTGGGTTACATGCTGTCGCGCGAACTGGCGTTGAATAGTGGCCGACTGGCCAGTATGGGTCTTTTGATGGTCCTCTACCAGAAATGGCCCCATCCGATGACGCTGGTCATTTTTGTGCTGTTGGCGTCTATGGCTCAGGGGTACGTGGCTTGGACGGGCCAACTTATTTGGCGTCGTCTCCATGCGCGCGTATCGCCTGCGTTTGCAGAAGTGCCAAGTCCTCGGTAA
- a CDS encoding Inorganic pyrophosphatase (PFAM: Inorganic pyrophosphatase~COGs: COG0221 Inorganic pyrophosphatase~HAMAP: Inorganic pyrophosphatase~InterPro IPR008162~KEGG: bts:Btus_0584 inorganic diphosphatase~PFAM: Inorganic pyrophosphatase~PRIAM: Inorganic diphosphatase~SPTR: Inorganic diphosphatase) encodes MIVDVVIEIPRGSQNKYEVDHETGRIRLDRVLFSPMHYPAEYGLIENTLSEDGDPLDALVLTSFPTFPGCIVRARIVGLLEMSDDKGVDNKLLGVAADDPRFDGIQSLDDVNPHILKEIPHFFQTYKQLENKEVEIRGWKGTEEALKVLEASRQRYQG; translated from the coding sequence ATGATCGTTGATGTGGTGATTGAAATCCCCCGCGGCAGTCAAAACAAATACGAAGTGGATCACGAAACCGGCCGCATCCGGCTTGATCGGGTGCTCTTTTCCCCCATGCACTATCCGGCCGAATACGGACTGATCGAAAATACCCTGAGTGAGGACGGAGACCCTTTAGACGCGTTGGTTCTGACCAGCTTTCCGACCTTTCCGGGGTGTATCGTACGGGCGCGAATTGTCGGCCTGTTAGAAATGTCCGATGACAAAGGGGTGGACAACAAACTCTTAGGAGTTGCCGCCGACGATCCCCGCTTTGACGGCATTCAATCGCTGGATGACGTCAATCCCCACATCCTCAAAGAAATTCCCCACTTTTTCCAAACCTATAAGCAACTGGAGAACAAAGAGGTCGAGATTCGCGGCTGGAAGGGTACCGAGGAAGCCCTGAAAGTGTTGGAAGCGTCTCGCCAGCGGTATCAAGGCTAA
- a CDS encoding protein of unknown function DUF939 (PFAM: Bacterial protein of unknown function (DUF939)~COGs: COG4129 membrane protein~InterPro IPR010343~KEGG: cai:Caci_2550 protein of unknown function DUF939~PFAM: Protein of unknown function DUF939, bacterial~SPTR: Putative uncharacterized protein), giving the protein MGEASWSSESWETGRVRATRIKCGALRHITRMRLQWSKLPWDRLENWGLSLQVVKTAIAAGLAWGLAAWLLRTPRPYFAPLAAILSLQATVQESLSRGIQRIVGVVGGILLAMVFAHRVGLNTGSLTVLVFVALAVATRLRLGPQGVPQVAISALLVLAVGNHVQGYAWQRVMDTILGAVVAMAVAALAWPPDFTPEANQAVALLSQAVRDVMRGIQEDLAGGLDPDEANRHLARARQIDRALGQARTAIKRAETSLRWNPWARGRRQRLDRLAKAVVVLDHAVSQVRGIARTLFVTLDRDVTQPGAMLPKTLAAGLAQALAVMADALDSYAQVVTRGHTDAAAQLEAWLDQADRLRDDLVRQAGTLLLPGHGRKFLDMAAVLVDLEKMSQDLRVSARYLVPLVVAR; this is encoded by the coding sequence ATGGGGGAAGCCTCCTGGTCATCCGAATCGTGGGAGACCGGACGGGTTCGGGCAACCCGGATAAAGTGCGGTGCCCTTCGGCACATTACCCGTATGCGGTTACAATGGTCTAAATTACCCTGGGACCGTCTGGAAAACTGGGGGCTTAGCCTGCAGGTGGTGAAAACGGCGATTGCCGCCGGACTGGCTTGGGGCCTGGCCGCTTGGCTTTTACGGACTCCGCGTCCCTATTTTGCACCGTTGGCGGCCATTTTGTCCCTTCAGGCGACCGTCCAGGAATCCTTGTCCCGGGGGATTCAACGCATTGTCGGTGTGGTCGGCGGCATTTTATTGGCCATGGTGTTTGCCCATCGGGTGGGATTAAACACCGGGTCCTTAACCGTCTTGGTGTTTGTCGCCTTGGCGGTGGCCACGCGGCTTCGCCTCGGTCCTCAAGGCGTGCCGCAGGTGGCTATCAGCGCTTTACTGGTGCTGGCGGTGGGAAATCACGTGCAGGGTTATGCGTGGCAACGGGTGATGGATACGATTTTGGGGGCGGTAGTGGCGATGGCGGTTGCGGCGTTGGCCTGGCCGCCGGACTTTACCCCGGAGGCGAATCAAGCCGTCGCGCTGTTGTCCCAAGCCGTCCGCGATGTGATGCGCGGGATTCAAGAGGATTTAGCCGGCGGGCTCGATCCCGACGAAGCGAATCGCCACTTGGCTCGGGCCCGTCAGATTGATCGGGCGCTCGGTCAGGCCCGCACGGCCATTAAACGGGCAGAAACCAGCCTGCGTTGGAACCCTTGGGCCCGGGGGCGTCGGCAACGGCTGGATCGACTGGCCAAGGCGGTGGTCGTGTTGGACCATGCCGTCAGCCAAGTCCGCGGCATTGCGCGGACCTTGTTTGTCACGTTGGACCGCGACGTGACCCAACCGGGGGCGATGTTGCCTAAGACCCTGGCTGCCGGGCTGGCGCAAGCCCTGGCGGTGATGGCGGACGCGTTGGATAGTTATGCCCAAGTGGTCACCCGGGGGCATACCGACGCCGCCGCCCAATTGGAAGCGTGGCTTGACCAAGCGGATCGCTTGCGGGACGACTTGGTCCGGCAGGCCGGCACCCTCTTGTTGCCGGGCCATGGTCGGAAATTCTTAGACATGGCGGCCGTATTGGTCGACTTGGAGAAAATGAGCCAAGATTTGCGGGTCAGTGCCCGCTATTTGGTTCCGTTGGTCGTGGCACGATAG
- a CDS encoding Amidase (PFAM: Amidase~COGs: COG0154 Asp-tRNAAsn/Glu-tRNAGln amidotransferase A subunit and related amidase~InterPro IPR000120~KEGG: rrs:RoseRS_3083 amidase~PFAM: Amidase~SPTR: Aspartyl/glutamyl-tRNA(Asn/Gln) amidotransferase subunit A) produces MTIRELTTRFRQGDLSPVEWTRTVLAALPAWQQRTGLMVSWDEERALSEARAAEARYRQGNPRGPLDGVLVGLKDLIDRQGQVTTAGSLWHSATPATEDAQVTRQLRQAGAHVDLGKLNLHEYAYGPTSTSSAFGPVRNPWNSQWMAGGSSGGSAVAVASGLMAGAVGTDTGGSIRIPAAFCHVVGLKPSMGRVSTDGVIPLAWSLDHVGPLARTVEDVALLWDVLAGPATASEPIRTPVRIYWPEGPSVDPDEEDVAHVLRQTVQRLADATGAVVERGPLPHVEEIRTAQSIILSVEALTYHWPKWLEAPERYQPDVRDRLAAGGDWSAVEYVQAKRYQNWVKAWYANWWSAYDVIVLATVPVAPPPLTETHLTTRRGREDVRAVVTRLTNPFNLLGLPAIAVPAGWTSDGRPVSLQLVAAYGQERALLEIAAIYEAATGWVHETPPGALSLT; encoded by the coding sequence ATGACCATCCGTGAATTGACCACGCGCTTTCGGCAAGGTGATCTAAGTCCCGTCGAATGGACCCGCACGGTATTGGCGGCACTACCCGCGTGGCAACAGCGAACCGGACTCATGGTGTCGTGGGACGAGGAACGGGCCCTCAGTGAAGCCCGAGCCGCCGAAGCGCGTTACCGACAGGGAAATCCGCGAGGACCGCTCGACGGGGTACTGGTTGGGCTCAAAGATTTGATTGATCGGCAAGGACAGGTGACCACCGCCGGTTCCCTCTGGCATTCGGCCACCCCGGCGACGGAAGATGCCCAGGTCACGCGACAGCTCCGGCAAGCCGGCGCCCATGTCGACTTAGGGAAATTAAACCTGCATGAATATGCGTATGGTCCGACCAGTACCAGTTCGGCATTTGGACCGGTGCGTAACCCCTGGAATTCTCAGTGGATGGCCGGCGGTTCGAGCGGGGGATCGGCGGTGGCCGTGGCGAGCGGGTTAATGGCCGGTGCGGTGGGGACGGATACCGGGGGCTCCATTCGGATCCCGGCCGCCTTTTGTCATGTGGTGGGACTCAAGCCGTCGATGGGCCGGGTGTCCACCGACGGGGTGATTCCCTTGGCCTGGAGTTTAGATCACGTGGGACCACTGGCCCGCACCGTCGAGGATGTAGCCCTCTTATGGGATGTCTTGGCGGGTCCGGCGACGGCTTCGGAACCTATTCGGACGCCCGTTCGGATCTATTGGCCGGAAGGGCCGTCGGTTGACCCCGACGAAGAGGACGTCGCGCACGTTCTGCGCCAAACCGTGCAACGGCTGGCCGATGCAACCGGGGCCGTCGTCGAACGGGGTCCTTTGCCACATGTCGAGGAGATCCGGACGGCTCAAAGCATCATCCTGAGTGTCGAAGCGCTCACCTATCATTGGCCTAAATGGCTGGAAGCGCCCGAACGGTATCAACCGGATGTCCGGGACCGGTTAGCCGCCGGAGGCGACTGGTCGGCCGTCGAATATGTCCAAGCCAAACGCTACCAAAACTGGGTGAAAGCCTGGTACGCCAACTGGTGGTCCGCCTACGACGTGATCGTGTTGGCCACGGTACCGGTCGCGCCGCCGCCCTTGACCGAAACCCATCTGACGACCCGGCGCGGTCGAGAAGACGTGCGGGCGGTGGTCACCCGCTTGACCAACCCGTTTAACTTACTGGGATTGCCGGCCATCGCGGTACCCGCCGGCTGGACCTCCGATGGGCGCCCGGTGAGTCTCCAGTTAGTGGCGGCTTATGGACAAGAACGCGCCTTATTGGAGATCGCCGCGATTTATGAGGCGGCGACCGGATGGGTCCATGAGACGCCCCCCGGGGCTTTATCGTTGACGTGA